From the genome of Lutzomyia longipalpis isolate SR_M1_2022 chromosome 2, ASM2433408v1, one region includes:
- the LOC129789726 gene encoding phosphatidylcholine:ceramide cholinephosphotransferase 1-like isoform X1 codes for MTIQNRDKEEVPDEFELPYHNNHQSEILDSSGQPVMIKIDVPVPLRDEPRFPKEKWKTFYSFVILVVNFILATVSLSLVHERLPDREKYGPLPDIVLDNIQQIDWALDVSEILIMIGVNSCIILIIFHKHRFIVMRRVFLLMAMLYMLRSITMYVTVLPVPNTTYYCSPKSNSTTPLLIAKRVFQLLSGFGLSINGKHTFCGDYIYSGHTVMLVLAYLIISEYSPKRFYAIHWAAWLNALVGIIMVLLAHGHYTIDVLIAYYVTTRIFWTYHGLANNSMLFKQSSNNYLGREWWFPYFRYFEKNIRGPVPRQYECPISWPRRFFSKLPSRES; via the exons GAAGTACCTGACGAATTTGAATTGCCTTACCACAATAACCATCAAAGTGAAATCCTGGATTCATCTGGGCAGCCTGTTATGATAAAAATTGACGTTCCAGTGCCTTTACGTGATGAGCCACGGTTCCCAaaggaaaaatggaaaaccTTCTACT CATTTGTGATATTAGTCGTCAACTTCATCCTAGCCACCGTATCACTCTCCCTTGTGCATGAGCGATTACCTGATAGGGAAAAGTACGGACCACTCCCGGACATTGTCCTGGATAATATCCAACAAATTGACTGGGCGCTCGATGTCAGTGAAATTCTCATCATGATCGGCGTCAATTCATGCATTATCCtcataattttccacaagCATCG ATTCATTGTGATGCGACGCGTTTTCCTCCTAATGGCCATGCTTTATATGCTACGGTCCATCACAATGTACGTGACAGTACTACCTGTACCCAATACAACGTACTACTGTAGCCCAAAGTCAAACTCAACAACACCCCTCCTCATTGCCAAACGCGTCTTTCAGCTCCTCTCCGGCTTTGGGCTTTCCATCAATGGCAAGCATACCTTCTGCGGAGACTACATCTATAGTGGTCACACCGTCATGCTCGTACTTGCCTACCTCATCATCAGTGAAT ATTCACCGAAACGCTTCTATGCCATTCACTGGGCAGCCTGGCTGAATGCTCTTGTCGGAATTATCATG gtCCTTCTGGCACATGGGCACTACACAATCGACGTACTTATCGCATATTACGTGACCACCCGCATTTTCTGGACGTACCATGGGCTGGCCAACAACAGCATGCTCTTCAAGCAGTCGTCCAACAACTACCTGGGACGCGAATGGTGGTTCCCGTATTttagatattttgaaaaaaatatccgcGGTCCCGTCCCGCGCCAATACGAATGCCCCATCTCCTGGCCACGGCGCTTCTTTAGTAAGCTACCAAGTCGTGAGAGTTAA
- the LOC129789726 gene encoding phosphatidylcholine:ceramide cholinephosphotransferase 1-like isoform X2 produces the protein MSGNGVISQGLTRLNKPFCNYSSWMRRRQYEEVPDEFELPYHNNHQSEILDSSGQPVMIKIDVPVPLRDEPRFPKEKWKTFYSFVILVVNFILATVSLSLVHERLPDREKYGPLPDIVLDNIQQIDWALDVSEILIMIGVNSCIILIIFHKHRFIVMRRVFLLMAMLYMLRSITMYVTVLPVPNTTYYCSPKSNSTTPLLIAKRVFQLLSGFGLSINGKHTFCGDYIYSGHTVMLVLAYLIISEYSPKRFYAIHWAAWLNALVGIIMVLLAHGHYTIDVLIAYYVTTRIFWTYHGLANNSMLFKQSSNNYLGREWWFPYFRYFEKNIRGPVPRQYECPISWPRRFFSKLPSRES, from the exons GAAGTACCTGACGAATTTGAATTGCCTTACCACAATAACCATCAAAGTGAAATCCTGGATTCATCTGGGCAGCCTGTTATGATAAAAATTGACGTTCCAGTGCCTTTACGTGATGAGCCACGGTTCCCAaaggaaaaatggaaaaccTTCTACT CATTTGTGATATTAGTCGTCAACTTCATCCTAGCCACCGTATCACTCTCCCTTGTGCATGAGCGATTACCTGATAGGGAAAAGTACGGACCACTCCCGGACATTGTCCTGGATAATATCCAACAAATTGACTGGGCGCTCGATGTCAGTGAAATTCTCATCATGATCGGCGTCAATTCATGCATTATCCtcataattttccacaagCATCG ATTCATTGTGATGCGACGCGTTTTCCTCCTAATGGCCATGCTTTATATGCTACGGTCCATCACAATGTACGTGACAGTACTACCTGTACCCAATACAACGTACTACTGTAGCCCAAAGTCAAACTCAACAACACCCCTCCTCATTGCCAAACGCGTCTTTCAGCTCCTCTCCGGCTTTGGGCTTTCCATCAATGGCAAGCATACCTTCTGCGGAGACTACATCTATAGTGGTCACACCGTCATGCTCGTACTTGCCTACCTCATCATCAGTGAAT ATTCACCGAAACGCTTCTATGCCATTCACTGGGCAGCCTGGCTGAATGCTCTTGTCGGAATTATCATG gtCCTTCTGGCACATGGGCACTACACAATCGACGTACTTATCGCATATTACGTGACCACCCGCATTTTCTGGACGTACCATGGGCTGGCCAACAACAGCATGCTCTTCAAGCAGTCGTCCAACAACTACCTGGGACGCGAATGGTGGTTCCCGTATTttagatattttgaaaaaaatatccgcGGTCCCGTCCCGCGCCAATACGAATGCCCCATCTCCTGGCCACGGCGCTTCTTTAGTAAGCTACCAAGTCGTGAGAGTTAA
- the LOC129789698 gene encoding protein tilB isoform X2, producing the protein MVKITEELVRKRSEHNERMIGTLQELSLHQENIEKIEHIHNWCKDLKILLLQSNLISKIENLWKLKKLEYLNLAINNIEIIENLEKLESLQKLDLTLNFIGDLTSVESLRDNYNLRELILTGNPCTDYPGYREFVVTVLPQLTQLDCTDITRTERILAAKCFPDIRQGIIQRQVQYKIRRDEQKIRVMQQLEEDAKARQHLSDEERTKHFWDSKSEHSPEMRVEIARQHSKAHEIPPTCDPLAPPKRTLKLFSSSGRAFCINEPKIDFHFRDKPDSFELELLVYRFLDTAHLSIDVQPNYVRVSVKKKIFQLALDEEVKCDESTSQRSDITGHLLIKMPKLHGKIVKESGFNSKDAVKVVEKDKNNDNKSKCVDYRNIVKDCKDIEDEIPDLI; encoded by the exons atggttaaaa TTACTGAAGAGTTAGTGAGGAAAAGGTCTGAGCACAATGAGCGTATGATTGGAACCCTCCAGGAGTTGTCTCTGCACCAAGAAAACATCGAAAAGATTGAACATATTCACAACTGGTGCAAGGATCTCAAGATTCTTTTACTCCAGAGCAATCTAATtagcaaaattgaaaatctctgGAAGCTAAAGAAACTCGAATACCTAAATTTAGCAATTAATAACATTGAGATCATTGAGAATCTCGAGAAGCTTGAATCTCTGCAGAAGCTGGATCTTACGTTGAATTTCATTGGAGATCTCACGAGCGTGGAGAGTCTGCGTGATAACTACAATTTGAGAGAATTGATTTTAACTGGTAATCCATGTACAGACTACCCAGGCTACCGCGAATTTGTCGTGACTGTCCTTCCACAACTCACGCAGCTCGATTGCACCGATATCACCCGAACTGAGAGAATTCTTGCCGCAAAATGCTTTCCGGACATTCGCCAGGGAATCATTCAGCGTCAggttcagtacaaaattcgtCGGGATGAGCAGAAAATTCGTGTCATGCAGCAACTCGAGGAGGATGCCAAAGCGAGGCAGCATCTCAGTGACGAGGAACGCACAAAACACTTCTGGGATTCAAAGAGTGAACACAGCCCCGAGATGAGAGTTGAGATCGCACGACAGCACAGCAAAGCCCATGAAATTCCTCCCACATGCGATCCTCTAGCTCCACCAAAGAGAACCCTCAAACTCTTCTCCTCCTCTGGACGGGCTTTTTGCATAAATGAGCCCAAAATTGATTTCCACTTCCGCGATAAACCTGATAGCTTTGAACTGGAGCTCCTTGTCTACAGATTCCTGGACACAGCACACCTTTCCATTGATGTTCAGCCGAATTATGTAAGAGTTAGcgtgaagaaaaagatcttccAGCTCGCTCTTGATGAGGAGGTAAAGTGTGATGAGTCCACGTCCCAGAGGTCTGATATTACGGGACATTTGCTCATAAAAATGCCTAAATTGCATGGGAAAATTGTCAAGGAATCCGGCTTTAATTCAAAGGATGCCGTCAAGGTGGTTGAAAAGGACAAAAA tAATGACAACAAAAGCAAGTGCGTTGACTACAGGAACATTGTAAAGGACTGCAAGGATATTGAAGACGAAATACCAGAtctcatttaa
- the LOC129789698 gene encoding protein tilB isoform X1 — MVRFAVTEELVRKRSEHNERMIGTLQELSLHQENIEKIEHIHNWCKDLKILLLQSNLISKIENLWKLKKLEYLNLAINNIEIIENLEKLESLQKLDLTLNFIGDLTSVESLRDNYNLRELILTGNPCTDYPGYREFVVTVLPQLTQLDCTDITRTERILAAKCFPDIRQGIIQRQVQYKIRRDEQKIRVMQQLEEDAKARQHLSDEERTKHFWDSKSEHSPEMRVEIARQHSKAHEIPPTCDPLAPPKRTLKLFSSSGRAFCINEPKIDFHFRDKPDSFELELLVYRFLDTAHLSIDVQPNYVRVSVKKKIFQLALDEEVKCDESTSQRSDITGHLLIKMPKLHGKIVKESGFNSKDAVKVVEKDKNNDNKSKCVDYRNIVKDCKDIEDEIPDLI, encoded by the exons atggtaCGATTTGCAGTTACTGAAGAGTTAGTGAGGAAAAGGTCTGAGCACAATGAGCGTATGATTGGAACCCTCCAGGAGTTGTCTCTGCACCAAGAAAACATCGAAAAGATTGAACATATTCACAACTGGTGCAAGGATCTCAAGATTCTTTTACTCCAGAGCAATCTAATtagcaaaattgaaaatctctgGAAGCTAAAGAAACTCGAATACCTAAATTTAGCAATTAATAACATTGAGATCATTGAGAATCTCGAGAAGCTTGAATCTCTGCAGAAGCTGGATCTTACGTTGAATTTCATTGGAGATCTCACGAGCGTGGAGAGTCTGCGTGATAACTACAATTTGAGAGAATTGATTTTAACTGGTAATCCATGTACAGACTACCCAGGCTACCGCGAATTTGTCGTGACTGTCCTTCCACAACTCACGCAGCTCGATTGCACCGATATCACCCGAACTGAGAGAATTCTTGCCGCAAAATGCTTTCCGGACATTCGCCAGGGAATCATTCAGCGTCAggttcagtacaaaattcgtCGGGATGAGCAGAAAATTCGTGTCATGCAGCAACTCGAGGAGGATGCCAAAGCGAGGCAGCATCTCAGTGACGAGGAACGCACAAAACACTTCTGGGATTCAAAGAGTGAACACAGCCCCGAGATGAGAGTTGAGATCGCACGACAGCACAGCAAAGCCCATGAAATTCCTCCCACATGCGATCCTCTAGCTCCACCAAAGAGAACCCTCAAACTCTTCTCCTCCTCTGGACGGGCTTTTTGCATAAATGAGCCCAAAATTGATTTCCACTTCCGCGATAAACCTGATAGCTTTGAACTGGAGCTCCTTGTCTACAGATTCCTGGACACAGCACACCTTTCCATTGATGTTCAGCCGAATTATGTAAGAGTTAGcgtgaagaaaaagatcttccAGCTCGCTCTTGATGAGGAGGTAAAGTGTGATGAGTCCACGTCCCAGAGGTCTGATATTACGGGACATTTGCTCATAAAAATGCCTAAATTGCATGGGAAAATTGTCAAGGAATCCGGCTTTAATTCAAAGGATGCCGTCAAGGTGGTTGAAAAGGACAAAAA tAATGACAACAAAAGCAAGTGCGTTGACTACAGGAACATTGTAAAGGACTGCAAGGATATTGAAGACGAAATACCAGAtctcatttaa
- the LOC129789258 gene encoding active regulator of SIRT1-like, translating to MSSALLKKSLEIVEASSSKGNSSKKKGKNFVPESHKIMKVVKKKGKIYKQNQIEGSGRKLTIRDVQRRMETSKERVERTVDKLLKLHSSALEDEDAEEIARRAKTGHYVLPPQQETVEPDSIFTEEDFKKFEEDYFDDTI from the exons atgtcTTCAGCCTTACTGAAGAAAAGTCTCGAAATAGTAGAAGCGAGTAGTTCAAAAG GCAATTCCTCGaagaaaaaggggaaaaattttgttcctGAATCCCACAAGATAATGAAGGTtgttaaaaagaaaggaaaaatct ATAAGCAAAATCAAATTGAGGGAAGTGGAAGGAAATTAACAATCAGAGATGTACAAAGGCGCATGGAAACGTCCAAGGAAAGGGTGGAGAGAACTGTGGATAAGCTACTGAAACTTCATTCATCCGCATTGGAGGATGAGGATGCGGAAGAGATCGCCCGGAGAGCCAAAACCGGTCACTACGTCCTTCCTCCGCAGCAGGAAACTGTGGAACCAGATTCCATTTTCACGGAAGAAGACTTTAAGAAGTTTGAAGAGGACTATTTCGATGATACGATATAA